One genomic window of Cydia splendana chromosome 16, ilCydSple1.2, whole genome shotgun sequence includes the following:
- the LOC134798013 gene encoding calphotin-like codes for MKFFAVFAAILALAAAAPTTQWTLNELSEAIQNPATPAEYLPYLEHALNNMMEMLFAGQPADSTVVLTPVGLLPVEIASPAIVTPVEVVDTPIAPVAPGVVAEPIVPAAINDASGNPLVQIIVNINQESSAAVEVSPVVVPEAPVEIQPTPVIVVDEAPVAPTPVIVVDEVPVAPTPVEVVDAPIAIVPAPTPIEIVPAPENPVDVIAVETPEVNPADLLAPSPIVETPEVNPADLLAPSPVVETPEVNPVDVIAVETPEVNPADLLAPSPVVETPEVNPADLLAPAPVVETPEVNPADLLAPAPVVV; via the exons ATGAAATTCTTCGCCGTCTTCGCTGCCATCCTGGCCctcgcggccgccgcgcccacCACCCAATGGACCCTCAACGAGCTGTCTGAGGCCATCCAGAACCCGGCCACCCCCGCCGAGTATCTGCCCTACCTCGAGCACGCCCTTAACAACATGATGGAAATGCTTTTCGCTGGCCAGCCTGCT GACTCCACTGTCGTGCTGACCCCCGTCGGTCTCCTGCCCGTCGAGATCGCCTCCCCCGCTATCGTGACGCCCGTCGAGGTCGTCGACACCCCCATCGCCCCCGTCGCCCCCGGCGTCGTCGCTGAGCCCATCGTCCCCGCCGCCATCAACGACGCTTCTGGCAACCCCCTTGTCCAGATCATCGTCAACATCAACCAG gaGTCCTCCGCCGCCGTTGAGGTCTCTCCCGTGGTAGTCCCTGAGGCTCCCGTTGAGATCCAGCCCACCCCCGTGATCGTCGTCGACGAGGCGCCCGTCGCTCCTACCCCCGTGATAGTCGTCGATGAGGTGCCCGTCGCTCCTACCCCCGTTGAGGTCGTGGACGCTCCTATCGCC ATCGTGCCCGCTCCCACTCCCATCGAGATCGTGCCCGCTCCTGAGAACCCCGTTGACGTGATCGCCGTCGAAACCCCCGAGGTCAACCCCGCTGATCTGCTGGCGCCCTCGCCCATCGTCGAGACCCCCGAGGTCAACCCCGCTGATCTGCTGGCGCCCTCGCCCGTCGTCGAGACCCCCGAGGTCAACCCCGTTGACGTGATCGCCGTCGAGACCCCCGAGGTCAACCCCGCTGATCTGCTGGCGCCCTCGCCCGTCGTCGAGACCCCCGAGGTTAACCCCGCTGATCTGCTGGCGCCTGCGCCCGTCGTCGAGACCCCCGAGGTCAACCCCGCTGATCTGCTGGCGCCCGCGCCCGTCGTCGTCTAA